In a genomic window of Sardina pilchardus chromosome 20, fSarPil1.1, whole genome shotgun sequence:
- the tdp1 gene encoding tyrosyl-DNA phosphodiesterase 1 yields MSQSAHGKWTVSSSDDDDDVPPRSNNIKTERVETPQQDTRKTEPATRKIARFFQSNTDKPDVKSEPSLPVKKEEKPSSLAMGSEARQMAHANQQQPVKYENNNPSPAAKRKRETEEAGWALSSSDDDDDDNDNKDNKHKDRVIPSGQKTQPKKQPSPKRVKKEVDRPPSPHGRTYYIDEPVDYFETSIDEEAETYRFYLNKVVGLDKKYNTGAIHIKEILSPMFGTLKESVQFNYCFDIPWMVEQYPPEFRDKPVLIVHGEKRESKARLIQQAQPYAHVRFCQAKLDIAFGTHHTKMMLLWYVEGFRVVILTSNMIRADWYQKTQGMWMSPLYPVLPEGSPETAGESPTFFKRDLLEYLQAYRAPELSEWMQRIREHDLSDTSVYLIGSTPGRYVGADMEKWGHLRLRKLLREHTKPVPNEEAWPVIGQFSSIGSMGLDKTKWLAAEFQRTLTTLGKGGKSVGPEPQMLLVYPSVDNVRTSLEGYPAGGSLPYSIQTAQRQLWLHSFFHHWKAETTGRSHAMPHIKTYMRASPDFTQLAWFLVTSSNLSKAAWGGMEKNNTQVMVRSYELGVLYLPSAFNLSTFRVQKNVFPAGEGSSGFPVPFDLPPQRYSSKDQPWIWNIPYTQAPDTHGNVWVPS; encoded by the exons ATGTCTCAGAGTGCACATGGAAAGTGGACTGTTTCCAGTAGTGATGACGACGATGACGTGCCTCCCCGCTCAAACAAcatcaagacagagagagtagaaaCGCCTCAGCAAGACACAAGAAAGACTGAACCTGCAACAAGGAAGATTGCTAGGTTCTTCCagtcaaacacagacaagcctGATGTCAAATCAGAACCGTCCTTACCggtgaagaaagaggagaagcccTCATCCCTGGCCATGGGCTCGGAGGCCCGGCAGATGGCTCATGCCAACCAGCAGCAGCCGGTGAAGTATGAGAACAACAACCCCTCGCCTGCCgccaagaggaagagggagacggaggaggCTGGCTGGGCCTTGTCAAGCAGcgacgatgacgacgacgacaacgacAACAAGGACAACAAACACAAGGACCGGGTCATCCCGTCTGGACAGAAGACACAGCCCAAAAAACAGCCTAGCCCCAAACGAGTGAAGAAGGAGGTCGACCGGCCTCCCAGCCCCCACGGCCGTACGTACTACATCGACGAGCCCGTGGACTACTTCGAGACCAGCATCGATGAGGAGGCGGAGACCTACCGCTTCTACCTGAACAAAGTGGTGGGGCTGGACAAGAAGTACAACACGGGAGCCATCCACATCAAAG AAATTCTCTCCCCCATGTTTGGAACTCTGAAAGAATCTGTGCAG TTCAACTACTGCTTTGATATCCCCTGGATGGTGGAACAGTACCCTCCGGAATTCAG GGATAAGCCTGTCTTGATTGTTCATGGCGAGAAGCGAGAGTCCAAAGCCCGCTTAATCCAGCAGGCCCAGCCATATGCCCACGTCCGCTTCTGCCAG GCGAAACTGGATATTGCCTTTGGCACACACCACAC gAAGATGATGCTGCTCTGGTATGTGGAAGGGTTTCGAGTCGTCATCCTGACCTCCAACATGATCCGAGCCGACTGGTACCAGAAGACTCAGGG gatGTGGATGAGCCCTCTGTACCCCGTCTTGCCCGAGGGGAGCCCCGAGACTGCAGGGGAGTCTCCGACGTTCTTCAAGAGGGACCTGCTGGAGTACCTGCAGGCCTACAGGGCCCCGGAGCTCAGCGAGTGGATGCAGCGCATCAGAGAACACGACCTCTCAGACACCAG TGTATACCTGATTGGCTCGACCCCTGGGCGTTATGTGGGAGCTGATATGGAGAAGTGGGGCCATCTCCGCCTGAGGAAG CTGTTGCGTGAGCACACTAAGCCAGTGCCTAACGAGGAGGCCTGGCCCGTGATTGGTCAGTTCTCCAGCATCGGCTCCATGGGATTGGACAAGACCAAGTGGCTGGCCGCGGAGTTCCAACGCACGTTAACTACGCTCGGCAAAGGAGGGAAATCAGTTGGTCCAGAACCACAAATGCTACTG GTGTACCCCTCGGTGGACAACGTGAGGACGAGTCTGGAGGGATACCCAG ccggaGGCTCCCTGCCTTACAGCATCCAAACAGCCCAACGGCAGCTTTGGCTTCACTCATTCTTCCA tcactgGAAGGCAGAGACAACAGGGCGAAGCCATGCGATGCCGCACATCAAGACCTACATGAGGGCATCCCCAGACTTCACACAGCTCGCCTGGTTCCTCGTCACAAG TTCCAACCTGTCCAAAGCGGCCTGGGGCGGGATGGAGAAGAACAACACGCAGGTGATGGTGCGCTCCTACGAGCTGGGCGTGCTCTACCTGCCCTCCGCCTTC